The region GCAGTGTGCAATCGGGTCGACTTCTTTTGGTCCGGGCATGACCACGATTTGCAGGTGATCGATCCCGTGCCGTCCTGCGGCCGCACCGCGTTCATGGTCAGCGGTGCCGCCGGCAAGACGCGGCAGATCAAGGATGCTGAGCGCAACGTGGCGACGTTCCAGCGTGGTGGTGTGTACGGGTTCTTCTGGGCAGAAGCGGTGGAAGGTGATCCGGACACCGACACACTGGGCGAGCTGTGCATCGAAGCCTATGTGCTCGACCGTGACGATGTGGATCTGGGGGTGGTCAATGCGGAGGGCCTAACGCCCGCCCATGTGCAGTGCTATCCGGAATACCGCAAACCGATGCCGTCGTTGCTCGATCTGGGCCGCTCCTAACCGACTCTGGTCAGCCGGTGCGGCGCAGCGCGCGCACCGCATCGGCGAGGGCGAACACATGGTCGTCCTCGGCTTGCAGGTCCACCAGCGCATCCGCCAGCCCCAGCACGTAATCTGCGTTGGGGCCGGATTGGCCGGCGCTGTGGTGAATCTGTCGCGCCATGTCCGGTAGCGGCGCTGGGCCCAGGAAAGCGCCGTTATCGGCATTGGCGATGTACATCAGACCGTCCACCGTCCCTTGACCCTGCAAGTGCAGGTCGGTCATCACGCGCAGGTAGCCATTGCGCTCACGCTCATCCAGCGGATGCAGTACTTCCGGGGAGATTAGATAGGCCATGCCCACGCACCAGCCGGCTTGTTGGGCTGGTACCAGAGTAGCTACTCGGCCCGGCGCATCCGGTGTGCCGCGATGATCGTGTGAGCCCTGCCAGAAACGACGCTGCCAGCCGGCAATGCGCGCCGGCTTGCGGTCGAGAAACGGAAAGTCAGCCCGGAAGATCAGGGAACCATAGCCGAACAGCCACAACGGCTTGTCGGTGGCGAGGGGCAACTGCTGGTTGAGGTGGAACGTGTCGGCCGTCACCGCGTTTCTCCGCATCGGGGCTCAAGTGGACTGCAGCAGTATGCCCCGGAACCTTATTCCTTATAAATATGAATTATTCATTTCCTTATGCCGCTTCTGCACAAACCTGCTTGGGCATCACGCCATGGGCCACCAAGCTGGAGAAAGTGCCGTGGTCGGTGTGCGACAAGGCAATGGTGCTGCGCGAGCCA is a window of Alcanivorax sp. REN37 DNA encoding:
- a CDS encoding gamma-glutamylcyclotransferase, with translation MTADTFHLNQQLPLATDKPLWLFGYGSLIFRADFPFLDRKPARIAGWQRRFWQGSHDHRGTPDAPGRVATLVPAQQAGWCVGMAYLISPEVLHPLDERERNGYLRVMTDLHLQGQGTVDGLMYIANADNGAFLGPAPLPDMARQIHHSAGQSGPNADYVLGLADALVDLQAEDDHVFALADAVRALRRTG